A genome region from Nocardia sp. NBC_00565 includes the following:
- a CDS encoding Rv1355c family protein, with amino-acid sequence MIGDLGPMADHRPLILDETATDDAQILVQLRKWPWVRILDLRDVLRAELDKVRTPPPDLGGPETDRWVFYPWRRTLVGLPGEKTYRAIRLDRNQNKLTRAEQQRCAGLAVGVIGQSVGHAVAYALAQEGSCGLLRLADFDEIELSNLNRIPAGIFDIGVNKSIVTARRVAELDPYLPVEVYTAGVGEDTVDEFMRGLSIVVEECDSLDIKFAVRESARRHRIPLLMDTSDRGLLDVERYDLEPDRPPFHGLLGATVGADLRGLSTKDKAPHVMRILDPKELSARMAASLVEIDETVTTWPQLGGDVQLGAAIVAAAVRRIGLGQKLSSGRTRFDLERGLDELAEPEPACEQVRDEYPDYEGDGLPRGGSAIEQMLECAQRAPSGGNTQPWFLRVEGDQLRIDLARTRSSGLDIGYRASAVSIGAALHNARAAAAAHDMLGDHEFIEGDATALTAVLHLGNSTDPGLARAYPDTLTRETNRRLGTGAPLAADVLPALAAVAAEADAMVHAVTEPDDLATAAALLAESDRIRHLTPRLHQELFGELRWPGEDPRTGIDIRSMELAADEQAKIRIGVRSDVMDRLREWQGGAALGEYTRDRVLSSSAVLAVTFPRKSGSSAVELADYARGGAAVQRVWVEAQRLGLAVQPVSPLFLYARHPDELEGISPDFADTLTSLQGRFLDLLGVPGHEIMALVLRLSYAAAATVRSRRLPVPGAGNHS; translated from the coding sequence ATGATCGGTGATCTCGGTCCGATGGCGGACCATCGCCCCCTGATTCTCGACGAGACAGCAACCGACGACGCGCAGATCCTGGTGCAATTGCGGAAGTGGCCGTGGGTACGCATCCTCGACCTGCGCGACGTGCTGCGCGCCGAACTCGACAAGGTGCGCACACCGCCGCCGGATCTCGGTGGTCCGGAGACGGATCGGTGGGTCTTCTACCCGTGGCGGCGCACTCTCGTCGGTCTGCCCGGCGAAAAGACCTATCGGGCAATTCGGTTGGACCGCAATCAGAACAAGCTCACCCGCGCCGAACAGCAACGCTGCGCCGGACTCGCGGTCGGGGTGATCGGGCAGAGCGTCGGGCACGCGGTCGCGTACGCGCTGGCCCAGGAGGGCAGCTGCGGGCTGCTGCGCCTGGCCGACTTCGACGAGATCGAGCTGTCGAATCTGAATCGGATACCGGCCGGGATCTTCGATATCGGCGTGAACAAGTCGATCGTGACCGCGCGCCGGGTCGCCGAACTCGATCCCTATCTGCCGGTCGAGGTCTACACCGCGGGCGTCGGCGAAGACACCGTTGACGAATTCATGCGCGGGTTGTCGATCGTGGTCGAGGAGTGCGATTCGCTCGATATCAAGTTCGCCGTTCGGGAAAGCGCACGCCGACACCGGATTCCGCTGCTGATGGATACCAGCGATCGCGGCCTGCTCGATGTCGAGCGCTATGACCTCGAACCGGATCGTCCGCCGTTCCACGGGCTGCTCGGCGCGACCGTCGGCGCGGATCTGCGCGGGTTGTCCACCAAGGACAAGGCACCGCATGTCATGCGGATCCTGGATCCCAAGGAGCTCTCGGCCCGAATGGCCGCCAGTCTGGTCGAGATCGACGAAACCGTGACGACCTGGCCGCAGCTCGGCGGCGATGTGCAGCTCGGCGCGGCCATCGTGGCGGCCGCCGTGCGCCGGATCGGGCTCGGGCAGAAGCTGTCCTCCGGCCGGACCCGGTTCGATCTGGAGCGCGGCCTCGATGAGCTGGCCGAACCGGAGCCGGCGTGCGAGCAGGTGCGCGACGAATATCCGGATTACGAAGGCGACGGGCTACCGCGCGGCGGATCCGCGATCGAGCAGATGCTCGAGTGTGCGCAGCGCGCGCCGTCGGGCGGTAACACCCAGCCGTGGTTCCTGCGGGTCGAGGGCGACCAGTTGCGAATCGACTTGGCCCGCACCCGGTCATCGGGACTGGACATCGGTTATCGCGCCAGCGCCGTATCCATCGGCGCGGCGTTGCACAACGCACGCGCCGCGGCCGCCGCGCACGACATGCTCGGCGACCACGAGTTCATCGAGGGCGACGCCACCGCGTTGACCGCGGTGCTACACCTCGGCAACAGCACTGATCCGGGACTGGCCCGCGCCTATCCGGACACGCTGACCCGCGAGACGAACCGACGGCTCGGCACCGGCGCGCCGCTGGCGGCCGATGTCCTGCCCGCGCTGGCCGCGGTCGCCGCCGAGGCGGACGCCATGGTCCATGCCGTCACCGAACCCGACGATCTCGCGACGGCGGCCGCGCTGCTCGCCGAATCCGACCGCATCCGCCATCTGACCCCGCGCCTACACCAGGAGCTGTTCGGCGAACTGCGCTGGCCCGGCGAGGATCCGCGCACCGGGATCGATATCCGGAGTATGGAATTGGCCGCCGATGAGCAGGCCAAAATCCGTATCGGGGTGCGTTCGGACGTGATGGATCGGCTGCGCGAATGGCAGGGCGGGGCCGCGCTCGGCGAATACACCCGGGACCGCGTGCTGTCGAGTTCGGCGGTGCTGGCCGTGACATTTCCGCGCAAATCCGGGTCGTCGGCGGTCGAACTCGCCGACTACGCGCGCGGCGGCGCGGCGGTGCAGCGCGTCTGGGTCGAGGCACAACGGCTCGGTCTCGCGGTGCAACCGGTCTCGCCGTTGTTCCTGTATGCGCGGCACCCCGACGAGCTGGAAGGGATTTCCCCGGATTTCGCGGATACACTGACGTCACTTCAGGGCCGTTTCCTGGACCTGCTGGGAGTGCCTGGGCATGAGATCATGGCATTGGTGCTTCGCCTGAGCTACGCGGCAGCAGCCACGGTCCGCAGTAGGCGGCTTCCAGTGCCGGGCGCAGGCAACCACAGCTAG
- a CDS encoding effector binding domain-containing protein: MTYAIVVRREAIYGGLVVPRVRPSFKVSNSELIEFLKDRLRDRAGDDQPMYTVYVPDPAGNYNAVVCFEYSDPSAVPVGDVLVKVPKGVYARFEPNGDYHDPVEDVWAQVDDATASAEITRAYREEIEIWRGPESVELFISILV, from the coding sequence ATGACGTATGCGATCGTGGTGCGCCGCGAGGCCATCTACGGCGGCTTGGTGGTGCCGCGGGTACGTCCGAGCTTCAAGGTCAGCAATAGCGAGCTGATCGAATTCCTCAAGGATCGGCTGCGCGATCGCGCGGGCGACGACCAGCCGATGTACACGGTCTACGTGCCGGATCCGGCCGGAAACTACAACGCCGTCGTATGTTTCGAGTACTCGGATCCGAGTGCGGTTCCGGTCGGTGACGTACTGGTGAAGGTGCCCAAGGGTGTCTACGCCCGGTTCGAGCCGAACGGTGATTATCACGATCCGGTCGAGGATGTGTGGGCCCAGGTCGACGATGCGACGGCCTCCGCGGAGATCACCCGGGCCTACCGGGAAGAGATCGAGATCTGGCGTGGGCCGGAGTCGGTCGAGCTGTTCATCTCCATCCTGGTGTAA
- a CDS encoding GyrI-like domain-containing protein has translation MQFEIVERDETWVAGLPVRSPKRALGKLRDHDLEAAWAAVLHQELGGPLASAFTDYTGELGTYNTQIVGYECASFDDVTRGHLVARLPRGTYARFSSVGNFPQVMTDLWTQIAYAEEHNHIKRTYTGDFECYPHAYKIDLYLAVDA, from the coding sequence ATGCAGTTTGAAATCGTCGAGCGAGACGAGACGTGGGTTGCCGGGCTGCCGGTGCGCAGCCCGAAACGTGCGCTCGGGAAACTGCGTGACCACGACCTCGAGGCCGCATGGGCGGCGGTCCTGCATCAGGAACTCGGCGGCCCGCTGGCCAGCGCATTCACCGACTACACCGGCGAACTCGGCACCTACAACACCCAGATCGTCGGCTACGAGTGCGCGTCCTTCGACGATGTCACCCGCGGGCATTTGGTGGCGCGGCTGCCGCGCGGCACCTATGCCAGGTTCTCTTCGGTGGGTAACTTTCCGCAGGTGATGACCGACCTGTGGACGCAGATCGCCTATGCCGAGGAGCACAACCACATCAAACGCACCTACACCGGCGACTTCGAGTGTTATCCGCACGCGTACAAGATCGACCTCTACTTGGCGGTCGATGCGTGA